A single genomic interval of Nitratidesulfovibrio sp. SRB-5 harbors:
- the msrA gene encoding peptide-methionine (S)-S-oxide reductase MsrA yields MSTLLQSPFIETATSALAALAHLLPLSALLLAALLLPATARAAQDDAVAPPRQAAATATAVFAGGCFWCMEKPFDQLDGVLETTSGYTGGNVDSPTYKQVSSGLTGHAEALRVTYDPARVTYETLLDVFWRNVDPLDAGGQFCDRGSQYRSAIFVADAAQREVAEASKKATEARLGKPVATGIEDASTFWPAEEYHQDYYRKNPIRYAYYRTGCGRDKRLEQVWGAEK; encoded by the coding sequence ATGTCCACCCTGCTTCAGTCCCCGTTCATCGAGACCGCAACGTCGGCACTGGCCGCGCTGGCGCATCTTCTTCCTCTTTCTGCCCTGTTGCTGGCCGCCCTGCTGCTGCCCGCCACGGCCCGCGCCGCGCAGGACGATGCAGTCGCGCCCCCCCGCCAGGCCGCCGCAACGGCCACCGCCGTGTTCGCCGGGGGCTGCTTCTGGTGCATGGAAAAGCCCTTCGACCAACTGGACGGCGTGCTTGAAACCACCTCCGGTTACACCGGGGGCAACGTGGATTCCCCCACCTACAAGCAGGTGTCCTCGGGCCTTACCGGCCACGCCGAAGCCCTGCGGGTTACCTACGACCCGGCCAGGGTGACGTACGAAACGCTGCTGGACGTCTTCTGGCGCAACGTGGACCCGCTGGACGCGGGCGGCCAGTTCTGCGACCGGGGCAGCCAGTACCGCTCGGCCATCTTCGTGGCCGATGCGGCGCAGCGCGAGGTCGCCGAGGCCAGCAAGAAGGCGACGGAGGCACGCCTGGGCAAGCCGGTGGCCACCGGCATAGAAGACGCCTCCACCTTCTGGCCCGCCGAGGAATACCATCAGGACTACTACCGCAAGAATCCCATCCGCTACGCCTACTATCGAACCGGCTGCGGACGCGACAAGCGGCTGGAACAGGTCTGGGGCGCGGAAAAATGA
- a CDS encoding 4Fe-4S binding protein, translated as MSDAGVSTVHAAGGTANLTELKPRTVRQDARARAVRLWNRAAQAVMLLLIGQWSFYGIFRCPFVVPYISCQNCPVVACHGRLFTMFWGVWAGWLALAALFGRAFCGWACPGGTVNRLLGLFAPLRLKPGGLAARLLPFGKYGGLALALWAYFVLGQPRVNVPIRTGEFFGAVALTFEHAMPLWLVRTWAVAGILALGVAVSAAWCRFACPAGGVLEAVRRFAPFSVYKTDACNGCDRCRKACYMATRPEETNCTNCGDCLGSCPQDCIGMGRKPR; from the coding sequence ATGTCTGATGCGGGCGTGAGCACCGTGCATGCGGCGGGCGGCACGGCCAACCTGACGGAACTGAAGCCCCGTACCGTGCGCCAGGACGCGCGCGCCCGCGCCGTGCGCCTGTGGAACCGGGCGGCGCAGGCCGTCATGCTGCTGCTGATCGGCCAGTGGTCGTTCTACGGCATCTTCCGCTGTCCTTTCGTGGTGCCGTACATCAGCTGCCAGAACTGTCCGGTGGTGGCCTGCCACGGGCGGCTGTTCACCATGTTCTGGGGCGTGTGGGCCGGGTGGCTGGCGCTGGCGGCCCTGTTCGGACGCGCCTTCTGCGGGTGGGCCTGCCCCGGCGGCACGGTGAACCGCCTGCTGGGCCTGTTTGCGCCGCTGCGCCTGAAGCCCGGCGGCCTGGCCGCGCGCCTGCTGCCCTTCGGCAAGTACGGCGGGCTGGCGCTGGCACTGTGGGCCTACTTCGTGCTGGGGCAGCCGCGCGTCAACGTGCCCATCCGCACCGGGGAATTCTTCGGCGCGGTGGCCCTTACCTTCGAACACGCCATGCCGCTGTGGCTGGTGCGCACCTGGGCGGTGGCGGGCATCCTGGCGCTGGGCGTGGCGGTGTCCGCCGCGTGGTGCCGCTTCGCCTGCCCGGCGGGCGGCGTGCTGGAAGCGGTGCGCCGCTTCGCGCCGTTCTCGGTGTACAAGACCGACGCCTGCAACGGCTGCGACAGGTGCCGCAAGGCCTGCTACATGGCCACGCGGCCCGAGGAAACCAACTGTACCAACTGCGGGGACTGCCTTGGCTCGTGCCCGCAGGACTGCATCGGCATGGGGCGGAAGCCGCGATGA
- a CDS encoding substrate-binding domain-containing protein: MRQLQDEGRRGFLRASLTGVAGLAAASLPGAAQAAPFPGGRLQVWSCGGLAEAMQPAHAEYERRSGAAVVYTGAFAAALGKSLLGSGSTEVFAGRVLDLAKKLRAEGRMTYFKPLCFTSYVIVTPTGNPGNVRSVDDMARKGVRVAMAPEASPPGGAAVVGLLKKAGCLDAVMANVVNPGTCVQRSVEAITTGKADAMIVELRVTRLPQFAGKLDIVEIPAGLFPPPPLTFTVGVMQEARDRALADDYVAWVTSPEGQAHFERAGFIPAISPRGQELVEKLGVKDV; this comes from the coding sequence ATGCGTCAGTTGCAGGACGAGGGGCGGCGCGGGTTTCTGCGCGCCTCGCTGACCGGGGTGGCGGGGCTGGCCGCCGCTTCCCTGCCGGGGGCGGCGCAAGCCGCGCCATTCCCCGGCGGCAGGTTGCAGGTGTGGTCGTGCGGGGGGCTGGCAGAGGCCATGCAGCCCGCCCATGCGGAGTACGAACGGCGCAGCGGCGCGGCGGTGGTGTACACCGGTGCGTTTGCGGCGGCGCTGGGCAAGTCGCTGCTGGGCAGCGGCTCGACAGAGGTGTTCGCCGGGCGGGTGCTGGACCTTGCCAAGAAGCTGCGCGCGGAAGGGCGCATGACCTATTTCAAGCCGCTGTGCTTCACCAGCTATGTCATCGTCACGCCCACGGGCAATCCGGGCAACGTGCGGTCGGTGGACGACATGGCCCGCAAGGGCGTGCGGGTGGCCATGGCGCCAGAGGCGTCGCCCCCCGGCGGCGCGGCGGTGGTGGGGTTGCTCAAGAAGGCGGGGTGCCTGGATGCGGTGATGGCCAACGTGGTCAACCCCGGCACCTGCGTGCAGCGCTCGGTGGAGGCGATTACCACCGGCAAGGCCGACGCCATGATCGTGGAACTGCGGGTCACCCGCCTGCCCCAGTTCGCGGGCAAGCTGGACATCGTGGAAATTCCCGCAGGGCTGTTTCCGCCGCCGCCGCTCACCTTCACCGTGGGCGTCATGCAGGAGGCGCGTGACCGCGCCCTGGCCGACGACTACGTGGCATGGGTGACGTCCCCCGAGGGGCAGGCGCACTTCGAGCGGGCCGGGTTCATCCCCGCCATTTCGCCGCGCGGGCAGGAACTGGTGGAAAAGCTGGGGGTGAAGGATGTCTGA
- the aldA gene encoding aldehyde dehydrogenase produces the protein MKAYKQYIDGSLVSSSSTDVIEVENPFTGKIVSTVPNGNEADALRALEAARVAQPAWAARSAPDRAGYLKKMAELIRKHRVELAHILVEEQAKVLPLAQVEIDVTAEYFDYYAGWGRIYEGEIIQSDRPRESIFLMRKPVGVSVGICPWNFPFFVMARKVAPALLTGNAVVIKPSSVAPNTIMAFAELLAGLDLPKGIVNFITGAGGTLGEALVRSSIPGIVSLTGSVEAGQRVIAASARNITKTSLELGGKAPAIVCADADLELAAKAVVASRVIFSGQVCNCAERLYVDARIADQFTDMLAKAFKAVTFGDPMATTAPDMSSQVSAEQQKKVADMVQRAVEDGAHVITGGHIPDTPTGHFYQPTLLGGCRQAMEIVQQEIFGPVLPVLTFTDLDEAIDLANDSEYGLTSSIFTTNVNSAMYAMNRLKFGETYVNREHFEAMQGFHAGWRKSGIGGADGKHGLMEYLQTHISYVQW, from the coding sequence ATGAAGGCTTACAAGCAATACATTGATGGTTCACTGGTTTCGTCCAGCAGCACGGACGTCATAGAGGTCGAAAACCCGTTCACCGGCAAGATCGTATCCACAGTACCCAACGGCAATGAGGCCGATGCCCTGCGCGCGCTGGAAGCGGCCCGCGTCGCGCAGCCCGCCTGGGCGGCCCGCAGCGCCCCCGACCGTGCGGGATACCTGAAGAAGATGGCGGAACTCATCCGCAAGCACCGCGTGGAACTGGCCCATATCCTGGTGGAGGAGCAGGCCAAGGTGCTGCCGCTGGCACAGGTGGAAATCGACGTCACCGCGGAATACTTCGACTATTACGCTGGTTGGGGGCGCATCTATGAAGGCGAGATCATCCAGAGCGACCGCCCGCGTGAAAGCATCTTCCTGATGCGCAAGCCCGTGGGCGTATCCGTGGGCATCTGCCCGTGGAACTTCCCGTTCTTCGTCATGGCCCGCAAGGTGGCACCGGCACTGCTCACCGGCAACGCGGTGGTCATCAAGCCAAGCTCCGTGGCCCCCAACACCATCATGGCCTTTGCCGAACTGCTGGCCGGGCTGGACCTGCCCAAGGGCATCGTCAACTTCATCACCGGCGCGGGCGGCACGCTGGGCGAAGCGCTGGTGCGCAGCTCCATTCCGGGCATCGTCTCGCTGACCGGCAGCGTGGAGGCGGGCCAGCGGGTCATTGCCGCTTCCGCCAGAAACATCACCAAGACCTCACTGGAACTGGGCGGCAAGGCCCCGGCCATCGTCTGCGCCGACGCCGATCTGGAACTGGCGGCCAAGGCGGTGGTGGCATCGCGCGTGATCTTCAGCGGGCAGGTGTGCAACTGCGCCGAACGGCTGTACGTGGACGCGCGCATTGCCGACCAGTTCACCGACATGCTGGCCAAGGCCTTCAAGGCCGTAACCTTCGGCGACCCCATGGCGACCACGGCTCCGGACATGTCCAGCCAGGTCAGTGCGGAACAGCAGAAAAAGGTGGCGGACATGGTGCAACGCGCCGTGGAGGACGGGGCGCACGTGATCACCGGCGGGCACATCCCCGACACGCCCACCGGCCACTTCTACCAGCCCACCCTGCTGGGCGGCTGCCGCCAGGCCATGGAGATCGTGCAGCAGGAAATCTTCGGGCCGGTGCTGCCTGTGCTGACCTTCACGGACCTTGACGAGGCAATCGACCTGGCCAACGACAGCGAATACGGCCTGACCTCGTCCATCTTCACCACTAACGTGAACAGCGCCATGTACGCCATGAACCGCCTGAAGTTCGGCGAAACGTACGTCAATCGCGAACACTTCGAGGCCATGCAGGGCTTCCATGCCGGGTGGCGCAAGTCCGGCATAGGCGGGGCCGATGGCAAGCACGGCCTGATGGAATACCTGCAAACCCACATCAGCTACGTGCAGTGGTAG
- the uvrA gene encoding excinuclease ABC subunit UvrA, translating to MSKPCIHIEGARQHNLKNVTLDIPRDELVVVCGPSGSGKSTLAFDIVYAEGQRRYVESLSAYARQFLPQMDKPEVEKIEGLSPAISLEQQTATRNPRSTVGTVTEVYDFLRVFWARLGRMYCPQCGLPIEARAADEIIADILALGEGTRCIVLAPLVEYQKGTHIDRFKKLKAEGFVRVRVNGAIMGIDEVPALDKNRKHSIDLVVDRLVIKDGIRGRLADSVELALRYGDGRLVVHLPAEGANGKDGKDAGDGKGGNAGRDIVHSTESVCPVCRISLPAPSPQLFSFNSPQGACPRCLGLGSVEYFEPALVAPNRGLSLNTGALLPWKNTKLFERHRDALTALGKRWGFTLSTPLAAYSADALDALFHGETEDGRPAGRGAGSNLRRNWLGGSVVVGGNGQNGSTGENGGSGGHDHGPALPVTPAAANGGAVTADRWPGVVSILEQGMQYGDAWRELLSRYRQSMACPVCSGARLRPESLSVRVDSLNIHEFCSMSVARALDWLRERRFEGRHALVAEPLMKELHHRLEFMVNVGLDYIALGRNMATLSGGEAQRIRLASQLGSGLVGVTYVLDEPSIGLHPRDNERLIKTLRSLQRRGNTVLVVEHDEATIREADTVIELGPGSGALGGEVVFIGPVDTLLSSSQSLTAQYLRGDMAIARPRARRAPRGWMTLHGVTTNNLQGIDCRVPLGVLTCVTGVSGSGKSSLVMDTLYKHLALAQGIRVDQPGTIEGIEGAETIERIVSIDQTPIGRTPRSNPATYTKIFDEIRGIFAMTPDARKRGYKPGRFSFNVRGGRCEACGGDGQIRVEMHFLPDVYVTCDVCKGRRYNHETLEVRYKGLNIAEVLDLTVRQARQFFENYPVLERRLGVLEDVGLEYLRLGQPATTLSGGEAQRIKISRELGKRSLPGTMYILDEPTTGLHMHEVGKLITVLNQLVDRGATVTVIEHNTDVILASDHVVDLGPGGGENGGRIVSAGTPEEIMDDPHSVTGSFLVQEHATRHPGVPMPRVPVAAAPAPIQIPGLDAPSAGDAEDGEDADFDASDPDAGDDMDGASGTGGSTASARPGRKPRAATVDKGTGKGGTSAKPGKAGAAAVNTTAPAAPAGPDGPVGPRKRGRPRKNP from the coding sequence ATGAGCAAGCCCTGCATCCATATCGAGGGAGCGCGCCAGCACAACCTCAAGAACGTCACCCTCGACATCCCCCGCGACGAACTGGTGGTGGTCTGCGGCCCCTCCGGCTCGGGCAAGTCCACCCTGGCCTTCGACATCGTCTACGCAGAGGGCCAGCGCCGCTACGTGGAATCGCTGTCGGCCTACGCGCGTCAGTTCCTGCCCCAGATGGACAAGCCGGAGGTGGAGAAGATCGAGGGGCTTTCCCCGGCCATTTCGCTGGAACAGCAGACGGCCACGCGCAACCCCCGCTCCACCGTGGGCACAGTGACCGAAGTGTACGACTTTCTGCGCGTGTTCTGGGCGCGGCTGGGGCGCATGTACTGCCCCCAGTGCGGCCTGCCCATCGAGGCGCGCGCGGCGGACGAGATCATCGCCGACATCCTGGCCCTGGGCGAGGGCACCCGGTGCATTGTGCTGGCCCCGCTGGTGGAATACCAGAAGGGCACCCACATCGACCGGTTCAAGAAGCTGAAGGCCGAAGGCTTCGTGCGGGTGCGGGTGAACGGGGCCATCATGGGCATCGACGAGGTGCCCGCGCTGGACAAGAACCGCAAGCACTCCATTGATCTGGTGGTGGACCGGCTGGTCATCAAGGACGGCATCCGGGGGCGGCTGGCCGATTCGGTGGAACTGGCCCTGCGCTATGGCGACGGACGGCTGGTGGTGCATTTGCCCGCTGAAGGCGCGAACGGCAAAGACGGGAAAGACGCCGGTGACGGGAAGGGCGGCAACGCCGGGCGCGACATAGTGCATTCCACGGAATCGGTGTGCCCGGTCTGCCGCATCAGCCTGCCCGCGCCCAGCCCGCAACTGTTTTCGTTCAACAGCCCGCAGGGGGCCTGCCCGCGTTGCCTGGGCCTTGGCAGCGTGGAATACTTCGAGCCCGCGCTGGTGGCGCCCAACCGGGGGCTGTCGCTGAACACCGGCGCGCTGCTGCCGTGGAAGAACACCAAGCTGTTCGAACGCCACAGGGATGCCCTGACGGCCCTGGGCAAACGCTGGGGCTTCACCCTGTCCACGCCGCTGGCCGCCTATTCGGCGGACGCGCTGGACGCGCTGTTCCACGGCGAGACCGAGGACGGCCGCCCGGCGGGGCGCGGCGCGGGCAGCAACCTGCGCCGCAACTGGCTGGGCGGGTCCGTGGTGGTGGGCGGCAACGGCCAGAACGGGAGTACCGGCGAGAACGGGGGGAGTGGAGGCCACGACCACGGCCCGGCGCTGCCCGTGACCCCCGCAGCCGCCAACGGCGGCGCGGTCACGGCCGACCGCTGGCCCGGCGTGGTGTCCATCCTCGAACAGGGCATGCAGTACGGCGACGCTTGGCGCGAACTGCTTTCGCGCTACCGCCAGAGCATGGCCTGCCCGGTGTGCTCCGGGGCGCGCCTGCGCCCGGAATCGCTTTCCGTGCGGGTGGACAGCCTGAACATCCACGAATTCTGCTCCATGTCCGTGGCCCGCGCGCTGGACTGGCTGCGCGAGCGCCGCTTCGAGGGGCGCCACGCGCTGGTGGCCGAGCCGCTGATGAAGGAACTGCACCACCGGCTGGAATTCATGGTCAACGTGGGGCTGGACTACATCGCCCTTGGCCGCAACATGGCCACCCTGTCCGGCGGCGAGGCGCAGCGCATCCGCCTGGCCTCGCAACTGGGGTCGGGCCTTGTGGGGGTCACCTACGTGCTGGACGAACCCTCCATCGGCCTGCACCCGCGCGACAACGAGCGGCTCATCAAGACCCTGCGCAGCCTGCAACGGCGCGGCAACACAGTGCTGGTGGTGGAGCACGACGAGGCCACCATCCGCGAGGCGGACACCGTCATCGAGCTTGGCCCCGGTTCCGGCGCGCTGGGCGGCGAGGTGGTCTTCATCGGCCCGGTGGACACCCTGCTGTCCTCGTCGCAAAGCCTTACCGCGCAGTACCTGCGGGGCGACATGGCCATTGCCCGCCCCCGGGCGCGCCGCGCCCCGCGCGGCTGGATGACCCTGCACGGGGTGACCACCAACAACCTGCAGGGCATCGACTGCCGGGTGCCGCTGGGCGTGCTGACCTGCGTGACCGGGGTTTCCGGCTCGGGCAAGAGTTCGCTGGTCATGGACACCCTGTACAAGCACCTTGCGCTGGCGCAGGGCATCCGGGTGGACCAGCCGGGCACCATCGAGGGCATCGAGGGCGCGGAGACCATCGAACGCATCGTGTCCATCGACCAGACGCCCATCGGCCGCACCCCGCGCTCCAACCCGGCCACCTACACCAAGATATTCGACGAGATACGCGGTATCTTCGCCATGACCCCGGATGCCCGCAAGCGTGGCTACAAGCCGGGGCGGTTTAGCTTCAACGTGCGCGGGGGCCGTTGCGAGGCCTGCGGCGGCGACGGGCAGATCCGCGTGGAAATGCACTTCCTGCCCGACGTCTACGTGACCTGCGACGTGTGCAAGGGCCGCCGCTACAACCACGAGACGCTGGAAGTGCGCTACAAGGGGCTGAACATTGCGGAAGTGCTGGACCTTACCGTGCGCCAGGCACGCCAGTTCTTCGAAAACTACCCGGTGCTGGAGCGCCGCCTTGGGGTGCTGGAGGATGTGGGGCTGGAATACCTGCGCCTTGGTCAGCCCGCCACCACGCTGTCCGGCGGCGAGGCCCAGCGCATCAAGATATCGCGCGAGCTGGGCAAGCGCAGCCTGCCCGGCACCATGTACATCCTGGACGAACCCACCACCGGCCTGCACATGCACGAGGTGGGCAAGCTGATCACCGTGCTGAACCAACTGGTGGACCGGGGCGCCACGGTGACGGTCATTGAGCACAACACCGACGTCATCCTGGCCTCGGACCACGTGGTGGACCTTGGCCCCGGCGGCGGCGAGAACGGCGGGCGCATCGTTTCGGCGGGCACGCCGGAAGAGATCATGGACGACCCGCACTCGGTGACCGGCAGCTTTCTGGTGCAGGAACACGCCACCCGCCACCCCGGCGTGCCCATGCCGCGCGTGCCCGTGGCCGCCGCGCCAGCGCCCATCCAGATTCCCGGCCTTGATGCCCCAAGCGCGGGTGATGCGGAGGATGGGGAGGACGCAGACTTCGACGCTTCCGATCCGGATGCTGGCGATGACATGGATGGAGCGAGCGGCACGGGTGGCTCGACGGCCTCCGCAAGGCCGGGCCGCAAGCCCAGGGCCGCCACGGTGGACAAGGGCACGGGCAAGGGCGGCACGTCCGCCAAGCCGGGCAAGGCAGGCGCGGCAGCCGTGAACACGACGGCCCCCGCCGCCCCGGCTGGACCGGATGGACCGGTTGGACCGCGCAAGCGCGGCAGGCCCCGCAAGAATCCCTAG
- a CDS encoding radical SAM protein — protein MNAGDSRHPCFTAGAHGTHARIHLPVAAACNIRCGYCDRRHDCVNESRPGVTSRVLNPVEAAQLVDRAVAALPHLSVVGIAGPGDPLASPGPTLETLALVRRAHPGLLLCLSTNGLALPDHVDALAALGVGHVTVTLNAVDPEVGARLYAHVTGDDGLALHGAEGAAHLLARQEEGLSRLARAGIAVKVNTVVVPGVNDDHVEAVARRAAALGASLMNCIGLIPVAGTPLGGVEAPGPRLMDAVRATAGRHLPQMRHCARCRADAAGLLGDGGTLGGLGLLPLQPEHPHRGHGLPDTAGMPPCAGRRRCD, from the coding sequence ATGAACGCGGGCGATTCGCGCCATCCGTGCTTTACCGCCGGGGCGCACGGCACGCACGCGCGCATCCACCTGCCGGTGGCGGCGGCCTGCAACATCCGCTGCGGCTATTGCGACCGGCGGCACGACTGCGTCAACGAGTCGCGCCCCGGCGTGACCAGCCGCGTGCTGAACCCGGTGGAGGCCGCGCAACTGGTGGACCGGGCCGTGGCCGCGCTGCCGCACCTTTCGGTGGTGGGCATTGCCGGGCCGGGCGATCCGCTGGCCAGCCCCGGACCCACGCTGGAAACCCTGGCCCTGGTGCGCCGGGCGCATCCCGGCCTGTTGCTGTGCCTGTCCACCAACGGTCTGGCCCTGCCGGACCATGTGGATGCACTGGCCGCGCTGGGCGTGGGGCACGTCACCGTGACCCTGAACGCCGTGGACCCGGAGGTGGGCGCGCGCCTGTACGCCCATGTGACCGGCGATGATGGCCTCGCGCTGCATGGCGCGGAAGGTGCGGCGCACCTGCTGGCCCGGCAGGAGGAGGGGCTGTCGCGCCTTGCGCGGGCGGGCATTGCCGTGAAGGTGAACACCGTGGTGGTGCCCGGCGTCAACGATGACCACGTGGAGGCGGTGGCCCGGCGCGCCGCCGCGCTGGGAGCATCGCTGATGAACTGCATCGGGCTGATTCCGGTTGCGGGTACGCCGCTGGGTGGCGTGGAAGCGCCGGGGCCGCGACTGATGGACGCCGTGCGCGCGACGGCGGGGCGTCATCTGCCCCAGATGCGCCACTGCGCCCGCTGCCGGGCAGACGCCGCCGGACTGCTGGGAGACGGCGGCACGCTGGGCGGGCTGGGGCTGCTGCCCTTGCAGCCGGAGCACCCGCACCGTGGGCATGGCCTGCCGGATACGGCGGGCATGCCTCCCTGTGCCGGGCGGCGGCGCTGCGATTGA
- a CDS encoding NYN domain-containing protein — protein sequence MGRFSGFDEVYAALYVDFDNIYSRLREQDEDIARAFATNPQRWVKWIEGHALRMLYGDGVRRRILKRICYMNPQCFHEFRPFFIRAAFQVVDCPPLTNQGKTSADIHLVMDCMDALNHSTRFDEFIILSGDADFTPLLIRLQEHARRPLVLSVGYTSPAYTAAASWRIREDWFVQQALEDERPAEPVPAPAPYAPRGNGERLARVAEVVRRTVADASAPVGVASLAQILQREVDPGADWFGYGRLRDLLDVLDLKGLEFSAVPPGYLYDPERHEQPEERDAHDDFRSRYPDLYDFALKVHRLTDMPLLRPDHFRQLLGIIVEEVNANGFFMTTTSRNVRDRCVEAGLPIARGHVNFVLVGIARGGYPLNEQDGVNLREVGKAFLRNAYDLCRMSQIDLTKAEQQMLLVWILPKESMGD from the coding sequence ATGGGCCGATTTTCCGGCTTCGACGAAGTATATGCCGCGCTGTATGTGGATTTCGACAATATCTATTCGCGCCTGCGCGAACAGGATGAAGACATTGCCCGCGCCTTTGCCACCAACCCCCAGCGCTGGGTGAAGTGGATAGAAGGGCATGCCCTGCGCATGTTGTACGGCGACGGGGTGCGCCGCCGCATCCTGAAACGCATCTGCTACATGAACCCGCAGTGCTTTCACGAGTTCCGTCCATTCTTCATCCGTGCCGCCTTTCAGGTGGTGGACTGCCCGCCCCTGACCAATCAGGGCAAGACCAGCGCCGACATCCATCTGGTCATGGACTGCATGGACGCGCTGAACCATTCCACCCGCTTCGACGAATTCATCATCCTTTCCGGTGACGCGGACTTCACGCCGCTGCTCATCCGCTTGCAGGAACACGCCCGCCGCCCGCTGGTGCTGTCCGTGGGCTATACCTCGCCCGCGTACACCGCCGCCGCCTCGTGGCGCATCCGCGAAGACTGGTTCGTGCAGCAGGCCCTGGAAGACGAACGTCCGGCGGAACCCGTCCCCGCGCCCGCCCCGTACGCCCCGCGCGGCAACGGCGAGCGGCTGGCCCGCGTGGCCGAGGTGGTGCGTCGCACCGTGGCCGATGCCTCCGCCCCCGTGGGCGTGGCCTCGCTGGCCCAGATCCTTCAGCGAGAGGTGGATCCCGGCGCGGACTGGTTCGGCTACGGTCGCCTGCGCGACCTGCTGGACGTGCTGGACCTGAAGGGGCTGGAGTTTTCGGCGGTGCCGCCCGGCTACCTGTACGACCCGGAACGCCATGAACAGCCCGAGGAACGCGACGCCCACGACGACTTCCGCTCGCGCTACCCCGACCTGTACGACTTTGCCCTGAAGGTGCACCGCCTGACCGACATGCCCCTGCTGCGGCCCGACCATTTCCGGCAGCTGCTGGGCATCATCGTGGAAGAGGTCAATGCCAACGGGTTCTTCATGACCACCACCTCGCGCAACGTGCGCGACCGGTGCGTGGAGGCGGGCCTGCCCATTGCGCGGGGCCACGTGAACTTCGTGCTGGTGGGCATTGCGCGCGGGGGCTACCCCCTCAACGAGCAGGACGGCGTGAACCTGCGCGAGGTGGGCAAGGCCTTTCTGCGCAACGCCTACGACCTGTGCCGCATGTCGCAGATCGACCTGACCAAGGCGGAACAGCAGATGTTGCTGGTGTGGATACTCCCCAAGGAGTCCATGGGCGATTAG
- a CDS encoding DUF554 domain-containing protein, with product MNLPVGSFINMAAVVGGGALGMMLGARLPDRVRAIVFQGLGLCTMVIGMQMAFKTANPLIMIFSILSGAIIGELLRLEDAFARAGEALKARLRSGNPRFTDGFVTATLLFCIGSMAILGPFDEGLRGDRTIVLTKSILDCFAAIALASAYGVGVLFSALPLFIYQGGLTVFAGVLQPLLGPAVMNELTATGGLMVIGIGINLLELKRIPLANMLPALLTAVLLASIFM from the coding sequence GTGAATCTTCCCGTCGGTTCATTCATCAACATGGCCGCCGTTGTCGGCGGCGGCGCGCTGGGCATGATGCTGGGCGCGCGCTTGCCCGACCGTGTGCGGGCCATCGTGTTTCAGGGGTTGGGGCTGTGCACCATGGTCATCGGCATGCAGATGGCCTTCAAGACGGCCAATCCGCTGATCATGATCTTCAGCATCCTCAGCGGGGCCATCATCGGCGAACTGCTGCGGCTTGAAGACGCCTTCGCCCGAGCGGGCGAGGCGCTGAAGGCAAGGCTGCGTTCCGGAAACCCGCGCTTTACCGATGGCTTCGTCACCGCCACCCTGCTGTTCTGCATCGGGTCCATGGCCATTCTGGGTCCGTTCGACGAGGGCCTGCGCGGCGACCGCACCATAGTGCTCACCAAGTCCATCCTCGATTGCTTCGCGGCCATCGCCCTGGCCTCGGCCTACGGGGTGGGCGTGCTGTTTTCCGCGCTGCCGCTGTTCATCTACCAGGGGGGGCTGACGGTGTTCGCCGGGGTGCTTCAGCCGTTGCTGGGCCCGGCGGTGATGAACGAACTGACCGCCACGGGCGGGCTGATGGTCATCGGCATCGGCATCAACCTGCTGGAACTGAAGCGCATTCCGCTGGCCAACATGTTGCCCGCGCTGCTGACGGCGGTGCTGCTGGCCTCCATTTTCATGTAG